In Variovorax paradoxus, a single genomic region encodes these proteins:
- a CDS encoding deoxyguanosinetriphosphate triphosphohydrolase: MSLAAYACQPAQSRGRRHAEPPAPTRDAFQRDRDRIVHSTAFRRLVYKTQVFLNHEGDLFRTRLTHSLEVAQLGRSIARALRINEDLVEAIALAHDLGHTPFGHAGQDALNSCMAGHGGFEHNLQSLRVVDALEHRYPQYDGLNLSFETREGILKHCSRANAERLEAVEPNGVARRFLDRTQPGLEAQLCNLADAIAYNAHDIDDGVRSGLITVEQLGEVELFERYRREALAEYPELQGRRVLYETIRRMLSAQVYDVIDATRAAIEAVAPTDADAVRHAPPLVAFSETMQAQSEELKRFLFRNLYRHPQVTQTTDQAQQVVRELFDAYLERGGEMPASYADRRDRPRAVADYIAGMTDRFAVREHERLTGRRGIA; the protein is encoded by the coding sequence ATGAGCCTCGCGGCCTATGCCTGCCAGCCCGCGCAATCGCGCGGCAGGCGCCATGCGGAGCCGCCCGCGCCCACGCGCGACGCCTTCCAGCGCGACCGCGACCGCATCGTGCATTCCACGGCCTTCCGGCGGCTGGTCTACAAGACGCAGGTTTTCCTGAATCACGAGGGCGACCTGTTCCGCACGCGGCTCACGCATTCGCTGGAGGTCGCGCAGTTGGGGCGCTCCATTGCTCGGGCCCTGCGCATCAATGAAGACCTGGTCGAGGCGATTGCCTTGGCCCACGACCTGGGCCACACGCCTTTCGGCCATGCCGGCCAGGATGCGCTCAATTCCTGCATGGCCGGCCACGGCGGCTTCGAACACAACCTGCAGAGCCTGCGCGTGGTCGATGCACTGGAGCACCGCTATCCGCAGTACGACGGCCTGAATCTCAGCTTCGAGACGCGCGAAGGCATCCTGAAGCACTGCTCGCGCGCCAATGCTGAGCGGCTGGAAGCGGTCGAACCTAACGGCGTGGCCCGGCGTTTCCTGGACCGCACGCAGCCCGGCTTGGAGGCGCAGTTGTGCAACCTGGCCGACGCCATCGCCTACAACGCGCACGACATCGACGATGGCGTGCGCTCCGGGCTGATCACCGTTGAGCAGCTCGGCGAGGTGGAGCTGTTCGAGCGCTACCGCCGGGAAGCGCTCGCCGAATATCCCGAACTGCAGGGCCGCCGCGTGCTCTACGAGACCATCCGGCGCATGCTCAGCGCGCAGGTCTACGACGTGATCGACGCGACGCGCGCGGCCATCGAAGCCGTTGCCCCGACCGACGCGGACGCCGTGCGCCACGCCCCGCCGCTGGTCGCCTTCAGCGAGACGATGCAGGCGCAGTCCGAGGAACTCAAGCGCTTTCTCTTCCGCAATCTGTACCGCCATCCGCAGGTCACGCAGACCACCGACCAGGCGCAGCAGGTGGTGCGCGAGCTGTTCGATGCCTACCTCGAACGCGGCGGCGAGATGCCCGCTTCGTATGCCGACCGCCGAGACCGGCCCCGGGCCGTCGCCGACTACATCGCCGGCATGACCGATCGCTTCGCCGTGCGCGAGCATGAAAGGCTCACCGGGCGGCGGGGTATCGCGTGA
- the aroB gene encoding 3-dehydroquinate synthase produces the protein MSLSVLSAPPERVDIQLGDRSYPILIGAGLLDDPASFAATPAAASALIVSNTTVAPLYAKALLAALAGRFRTVHLLELPDGEVHKNLQTLNLIFDDLLGHGSDRKTVLFALGGGVVGDMTGFAAASYMRGVPFVQVPTTLLAQVDSSVGGKTAINHPLGKNMIGAFYQPQLVVCDLGTLQTLPPRELSAGLAEVIKYGPIYDMAFFDWIEANIEALTAREPAALAHAVKRSCEIKALVVGQDERETGLRAILNFGHTFGHAIESGLGYGEWLHGEAVGCGMVMAAHLSQRLGGVDAAFVERLTRLIERAGLPTVGPALGAERYLELMRVDKKSEAGEIRFVVIDKPGSAVVRSAPDALVREVLAQCCEG, from the coding sequence ATGTCCTTGTCCGTACTTTCCGCTCCGCCAGAACGCGTCGACATCCAGCTCGGCGACCGCAGCTACCCGATCCTGATCGGTGCCGGCCTGCTGGACGATCCCGCGAGCTTTGCCGCCACGCCGGCCGCGGCTTCCGCCCTGATCGTCAGCAACACCACGGTGGCTCCGCTCTACGCGAAGGCGCTGCTAGCCGCGCTGGCCGGCCGTTTCCGCACCGTGCATCTGCTCGAGCTGCCCGACGGCGAGGTGCACAAGAACCTGCAGACCCTGAACCTGATCTTCGACGACCTGCTGGGCCACGGCAGCGACCGCAAGACCGTGCTGTTCGCCCTCGGCGGCGGGGTGGTGGGCGACATGACGGGCTTCGCCGCCGCCAGCTACATGCGCGGCGTGCCTTTCGTGCAGGTGCCGACCACTTTGCTGGCGCAGGTCGATTCCTCGGTTGGCGGCAAGACGGCCATCAACCATCCGCTCGGCAAGAACATGATCGGCGCCTTCTACCAGCCGCAGCTCGTGGTCTGCGATCTGGGCACGCTGCAGACGCTGCCGCCGCGCGAACTCAGCGCGGGGCTGGCGGAAGTCATCAAGTACGGCCCGATTTACGACATGGCTTTCTTCGACTGGATCGAGGCCAATATCGAGGCGTTGACCGCGCGCGAGCCGGCCGCGCTGGCTCACGCCGTCAAGCGCAGCTGCGAGATCAAGGCGTTGGTCGTCGGCCAGGACGAGCGCGAGACCGGCCTGCGCGCCATCCTCAATTTCGGCCACACCTTCGGGCATGCCATCGAGTCGGGCCTGGGCTACGGCGAGTGGCTGCACGGCGAGGCGGTCGGCTGCGGCATGGTCATGGCGGCCCATCTGTCGCAGCGGCTCGGCGGCGTCGACGCCGCGTTCGTCGAGCGTCTCACGCGGCTGATCGAACGCGCCGGCCTGCCGACCGTCGGACCGGCCCTCGGCGCGGAGCGCTACCTGGAGCTGATGCGCGTCGACAAGAAATCGGAAGCCGGCGAGATCCGCTTCGTGGTGATCGACAAGCCCGGCTCGGCCGTGGTCCGCAGCGCACCTGACGCGCTCGTGCGCGAAGTGCTCGCGCAGTGCTGCGAGGGATGA
- a CDS encoding transposase, which translates to MARLPRLTLAGMPHHVIQRGNNRQPIFVDRADHEKLLALMAENAVRFRVALHAYILMDNHFHLLATPDSATGLPQFMQSVGRSYVRYFNDRHGRSGTLWEGRYRSTLIQTDRYLLTCMVYIDLNPVRAGMVADARDFPWSSHGHYAGLRHDKLLTPHPLYWELGNTPFAREAAYVELVRAGVRAADQDALTQATLRGWAAGDDDFLGTLQKSTERRVIKAKAGRPPSNTIS; encoded by the coding sequence ATGGCCCGTCTTCCCCGTCTCACCCTGGCAGGCATGCCGCACCACGTGATCCAGCGTGGCAACAACCGCCAGCCAATCTTCGTGGACCGGGCGGACCATGAGAAGCTGCTCGCGCTGATGGCCGAGAACGCCGTGCGCTTCCGCGTCGCGCTGCATGCCTACATCTTGATGGACAACCACTTCCACCTGCTGGCGACGCCCGACAGCGCCACCGGCCTGCCGCAATTCATGCAGTCGGTGGGGCGCAGCTACGTGCGCTACTTCAACGATCGCCATGGGCGCAGCGGCACCCTGTGGGAAGGGCGCTACAGGTCGACGCTGATCCAGACTGACCGCTACCTGCTGACTTGCATGGTCTACATCGACCTCAATCCGGTGCGCGCCGGCATGGTGGCCGATGCGCGCGACTTTCCCTGGTCCAGTCACGGCCACTACGCCGGGCTGCGACACGACAAGCTCCTGACGCCGCACCCGCTGTACTGGGAGCTCGGCAACACCCCGTTTGCGCGCGAGGCCGCCTACGTCGAGTTGGTGCGCGCTGGCGTGCGCGCAGCCGACCAGGACGCGCTGACTCAGGCCACCCTGCGCGGCTGGGCTGCCGGCGACGACGACTTTCTGGGCACCTTGCAGAAGTCCACGGAACGCCGGGTGATCAAGGCCAAGGCGGGCCGACCGCCTTCCAACACCATTTCCTGA
- a CDS encoding pilus assembly protein PilP, whose amino-acid sequence MKVAVKVLVVVLIAAGLSACDSDQEDLQRWMAEQRAQVKPSVPRITEPKKFTPQTYTEASSFEPFNMLKLTQALRRESNQPSTSELIAPELARRKEALEAFPLDSMAMVGSMNRNGQPVALVRVDKLLYKVRVGEYLGLNYGRITRINETEVGLREIVQDAAGEWIERVATLQLQESAK is encoded by the coding sequence ATGAAAGTCGCCGTCAAAGTCTTGGTGGTCGTGCTGATCGCCGCGGGCCTGAGCGCCTGCGATTCCGACCAGGAAGACCTGCAGCGCTGGATGGCCGAGCAGCGCGCCCAGGTGAAGCCTTCGGTGCCGCGCATCACGGAACCCAAGAAGTTCACGCCGCAGACGTACACCGAGGCGTCCTCGTTCGAGCCCTTCAACATGCTGAAGCTGACGCAGGCGCTGCGCCGCGAATCGAACCAGCCGAGCACCTCGGAACTGATCGCGCCCGAGCTGGCGCGCCGCAAGGAAGCGCTCGAAGCCTTCCCGCTCGACTCGATGGCAATGGTCGGCAGCATGAACCGCAACGGCCAGCCGGTGGCGCTGGTCCGTGTCGACAAGCTGCTCTACAAGGTGCGCGTCGGCGAATACCTGGGACTCAACTACGGGCGCATCACCCGTATCAACGAAACCGAAGTCGGCTTGCGCGAAATCGTGCAGGACGCCGCCGGTGAATGGATCGAACGCGTAGCCACGCTGCAGTTGCAAGAGAGTGCGAAATGA
- a CDS encoding DUF1266 domain-containing protein, translating to MFKLFKELIDSVKEGMAEGRAELAQEAAEREAKLQESNAALDARLAASSRFENFAVALAAVYRETFAPDLREAEEARRSAVHLLCIGIPEKEIEPWKKLLERDFSVTDGESAEVTVATIAGDLPSQASDGDLALWIGRASHLATGAAAVGHVETPTALEWLVPVVKLAVERFSGWDDYARNFLAGEREAPGSNFVGRKLLASVTEKLLENERSPWKTVAWPTRDELTDLLASRPA from the coding sequence ATGTTCAAGCTTTTCAAGGAATTGATCGATTCGGTGAAGGAAGGCATGGCGGAGGGAAGGGCCGAACTGGCGCAGGAAGCCGCCGAGCGCGAGGCGAAGCTGCAGGAAAGCAATGCGGCGCTCGATGCGCGTCTCGCCGCCTCGTCCCGCTTCGAGAACTTCGCCGTGGCGCTGGCGGCCGTGTACCGGGAGACCTTCGCACCTGACCTGCGGGAAGCCGAGGAAGCCCGGCGCAGCGCGGTGCATCTGCTGTGCATCGGCATTCCCGAAAAGGAGATCGAGCCCTGGAAGAAGCTGTTGGAGCGCGACTTCTCGGTCACGGACGGTGAAAGCGCCGAAGTCACAGTGGCAACCATCGCCGGCGACCTCCCCTCTCAAGCCAGCGACGGAGACCTGGCACTCTGGATCGGCCGCGCCAGCCATCTCGCCACTGGAGCGGCGGCGGTCGGCCATGTCGAAACCCCGACGGCACTGGAGTGGCTCGTACCCGTCGTGAAACTGGCCGTCGAGCGTTTCAGCGGTTGGGACGACTACGCCCGGAACTTTCTTGCGGGCGAACGCGAGGCGCCGGGCAGCAACTTCGTCGGGCGCAAGCTGCTGGCTTCGGTGACGGAAAAGCTGCTCGAGAACGAACGCAGCCCCTGGAAGACCGTGGCCTGGCCCACGCGGGACGAGCTGACCGACCTGCTGGCCTCGCGCCCCGCCTGA
- a CDS encoding DUF1415 domain-containing protein, with amino-acid sequence MSGPATIGAAQACADMRRWLERAVIGLNLCPFAKAVHVKGQIHYAVYEPAEEADLMDALLAEAGDLAALDADVRDTTLLIAPNTLADFLDFNDFAARAERRLARAGFDGVFQLASFHPQFQFAGTEPDDIGNATNRAPYPTLHLLREESVDRAVDAFPEAEAIFERNIDTLEALGPAGWAALDVGPGSAKP; translated from the coding sequence ATGAGCGGCCCGGCGACAATCGGGGCCGCCCAGGCCTGCGCCGACATGCGGCGCTGGCTCGAACGCGCGGTGATCGGCCTCAACCTGTGCCCGTTCGCGAAGGCGGTGCATGTGAAGGGGCAGATCCACTACGCCGTTTACGAGCCCGCCGAAGAAGCCGACCTGATGGACGCGCTGCTGGCCGAAGCCGGAGACCTCGCGGCGCTCGATGCCGACGTGCGCGACACCACCCTTTTGATTGCACCCAACACCTTGGCCGACTTTCTGGATTTCAACGATTTCGCGGCGCGTGCCGAACGCCGGCTGGCCCGCGCCGGGTTCGACGGCGTGTTCCAGCTGGCGAGCTTTCATCCGCAATTCCAGTTCGCCGGCACGGAGCCGGACGACATCGGCAACGCCACCAACCGTGCGCCTTACCCCACGCTGCATCTGCTGCGCGAGGAGAGCGTGGACCGCGCGGTCGATGCCTTTCCCGAAGCGGAAGCGATCTTCGAGCGCAACATCGACACGCTCGAAGCCCTCGGCCCTGCGGGCTGGGCTGCCCTTGATGTCGGCCCCGGGAGTGCCAAGCCATGA
- a CDS encoding class I SAM-dependent methyltransferase, whose translation MNTKFASKAPKTNKVAKADAELAEVLKPGQSVELLKELHILTREGRLNQDSRRKLKQVYHLFQFIEQLLRELPEEGAGATLADHGAGKSYLGFIIYDLFFRARQGGHVYGIETRGELVERSRALAQRLGFGRMSFLNLTVAESAKASELPAQIDVVTALHACDTATDDAIAFGLAKKARCMVLVPCCQAEVAACLRETKALALSRTPLAELWRHPLHTREIGSQLTNVLRCLYLEANGYSVTVTELVGWEHSMKNELILARYTGQRKASAATRLGELLSQFGLDALGDTRFKLS comes from the coding sequence ATGAACACCAAATTTGCTTCCAAGGCACCAAAGACGAACAAGGTTGCAAAGGCCGACGCAGAACTGGCGGAAGTGCTGAAGCCCGGCCAGTCCGTCGAGCTGCTCAAGGAGCTGCACATCCTCACCCGCGAGGGTCGGCTCAATCAGGATTCGCGGCGCAAGCTCAAGCAGGTCTATCACCTGTTCCAGTTCATCGAGCAACTGCTGCGCGAGCTGCCGGAAGAGGGGGCCGGTGCCACGCTGGCCGACCATGGCGCCGGCAAGTCTTACCTCGGATTCATCATCTATGACCTGTTCTTCCGTGCGCGGCAGGGCGGGCATGTGTACGGCATCGAGACGCGCGGCGAGCTGGTCGAGCGTTCGCGCGCGCTGGCGCAGCGGCTGGGTTTCGGCCGCATGTCGTTCCTGAATCTCACCGTGGCCGAGTCGGCGAAGGCGAGCGAACTGCCGGCGCAGATCGACGTCGTCACCGCGCTGCATGCCTGCGACACCGCGACGGACGACGCCATCGCTTTCGGCCTGGCGAAGAAGGCACGCTGCATGGTGCTGGTGCCCTGCTGCCAGGCCGAGGTGGCGGCCTGCCTTCGCGAAACCAAGGCGCTGGCGCTTTCGCGCACGCCGCTGGCCGAGCTGTGGCGCCATCCGCTGCACACGCGCGAGATCGGCAGCCAGCTCACCAACGTGTTGCGCTGCCTGTATCTCGAAGCGAACGGCTACAGCGTCACAGTCACCGAACTGGTCGGCTGGGAGCACAGCATGAAGAACGAGCTGATTCTGGCGCGCTACACCGGCCAGCGAAAGGCGAGCGCGGCGACGCGCCTGGGCGAGCTGCTGTCGCAGTTCGGGCTCGACGCGCTGGGCGATACGCGCTTCAAGCTGAGCTGA
- the pilQ gene encoding type IV pilus secretin PilQ encodes MNQKKSTMAQWLRAAGLGLLTLSAWAVAHAQNAIESVTSSTQSGAEVIRIDLAQPLTAVPAGFAVQTPARIALDFPGVTNAIGRSAIEVNQGNLRSVNVVQAGDRSRVVLNLKQATAYKAEIQGKSLLVVLEPVAGAALAVSAATTFAENRNRDTLPLRDVDFRLGSDNTGRVIVDLPNNQVGVDVKQQGKNLVVEFTKSTLPEGLRRRLDVADFGTPVQMITSQQSGDRVRMTIEAKGDWEHSAYQSENQFVVEMRARKVDPTKLTQGAGYNGEKLSLNFQNIEIRSLLQVIADFTNFNIVTSDSVTGALTLRLKDVPWDQALDIIMQAKNLGMRKNGSVLWIAPKDEINAKEKLEFEAKATIENLEPLRTQSFQLNYTKAIAIAQGLTGTGASAGGGGGGGGGGTTSRILSPRGSVIAESRTNQLFVSDIPSRLAQIADLIQKLDIPVRQVLIEARIVEASDTFGKSLGVKLGGGVINRNNSFGTWPSVTGGGTTSTSTSTGSTTTQTSTTTSPTVTFGSPTSSNFINLPAGDAGGTGNSAGSFAFSLFNSSFSRMLNLEISALEADGKGKLVSSPRVITADQTKALIEQGEEIPYQQATSSGATSISFRKAVLKLEVTPQITPEGNIILTLDVSKDARGVNTSAGPAINTKHVQTEVLVENGGTVVIGGIFELTETNDESRVPVLGEVPYLGALFRKRERVANKTEMLVFITPKMITDRNAAR; translated from the coding sequence ATGAACCAGAAAAAATCAACGATGGCACAGTGGCTGCGCGCTGCCGGGCTGGGTCTGCTGACCTTGAGCGCCTGGGCCGTGGCTCATGCGCAGAACGCGATCGAATCCGTGACCAGTTCGACGCAGTCCGGGGCGGAAGTGATCCGCATCGATCTCGCGCAGCCACTCACCGCGGTGCCGGCGGGCTTTGCCGTTCAGACGCCTGCGCGCATCGCGCTTGATTTCCCCGGCGTCACGAATGCCATCGGACGCTCCGCGATCGAAGTGAACCAGGGCAACCTGCGCTCGGTCAATGTGGTGCAGGCCGGCGATCGCAGCCGCGTGGTGCTGAACCTGAAGCAGGCGACGGCTTACAAGGCTGAAATTCAAGGCAAGTCGCTACTGGTCGTGCTCGAGCCCGTGGCCGGCGCGGCATTGGCAGTGTCCGCCGCCACCACCTTTGCCGAGAACCGCAACCGCGACACGCTGCCGCTTCGGGATGTCGACTTCCGCCTCGGTTCCGACAATACGGGCCGGGTGATCGTCGATCTGCCGAACAACCAGGTCGGCGTCGACGTCAAGCAACAGGGCAAGAACCTCGTCGTGGAGTTCACCAAGTCGACCTTGCCGGAAGGCCTGCGCCGCCGCCTCGACGTGGCGGACTTCGGCACGCCGGTGCAGATGATCACGTCGCAGCAATCGGGTGATCGCGTGCGCATGACCATCGAGGCCAAGGGTGACTGGGAGCACAGCGCTTACCAAAGCGAAAACCAGTTCGTGGTCGAAATGCGGGCCCGCAAGGTCGATCCGACCAAGCTGACCCAAGGCGCCGGCTACAACGGCGAAAAGCTCTCGCTGAACTTCCAGAACATCGAAATCCGTTCGCTCCTGCAGGTGATCGCCGATTTCACGAATTTCAACATCGTGACCTCGGACTCGGTGACCGGTGCGCTGACGCTGCGCCTGAAGGATGTGCCCTGGGACCAGGCGCTGGACATCATCATGCAGGCGAAGAACCTCGGCATGCGAAAGAACGGCAGCGTGCTGTGGATTGCGCCGAAGGATGAAATCAATGCCAAGGAAAAGCTCGAATTCGAGGCCAAGGCGACGATCGAGAACCTTGAGCCGCTGCGGACCCAGTCCTTCCAGCTCAACTACACCAAAGCCATTGCGATTGCGCAAGGTTTGACCGGCACGGGTGCTTCGGCAGGCGGTGGCGGAGGGGGCGGCGGCGGAGGCACGACTTCCCGCATCTTGAGCCCTCGTGGCAGCGTGATCGCGGAATCCCGCACCAACCAACTGTTCGTATCGGATATCCCATCGCGGCTCGCACAAATCGCGGACTTGATCCAGAAACTGGACATTCCGGTTCGGCAAGTGCTGATCGAAGCCCGCATCGTGGAAGCCTCAGACACCTTCGGCAAATCACTGGGTGTCAAGCTGGGCGGTGGCGTGATCAACCGAAACAACTCATTCGGTACCTGGCCCTCCGTTACTGGAGGGGGGACGACGTCAACATCGACGTCGACCGGCAGCACCACGACGCAGACCTCGACCACCACGAGCCCCACCGTCACCTTCGGCTCGCCGACCAGCAGCAACTTCATCAATCTGCCGGCCGGCGATGCGGGCGGCACGGGTAACTCGGCGGGCTCCTTCGCGTTCTCGCTCTTCAATTCGAGCTTCTCGCGCATGCTGAACCTCGAAATCTCCGCGCTCGAAGCCGACGGCAAGGGCAAGCTGGTATCCAGCCCCCGCGTCATCACGGCCGACCAGACGAAGGCGTTGATCGAGCAGGGCGAAGAAATCCCGTATCAGCAGGCGACGTCCAGCGGTGCGACCTCCATTTCGTTCCGCAAGGCCGTGCTGAAGTTGGAAGTGACCCCGCAGATCACGCCCGAGGGCAATATCATCCTGACCCTGGACGTGAGCAAGGATGCCCGCGGCGTCAACACTTCCGCGGGCCCGGCCATCAACACCAAGCACGTGCAGACCGAGGTGCTGGTCGAGAACGGCGGCACGGTCGTCATCGGTGGTATCTTCGAACTCACCGAAACCAATGACGAATCGCGCGTGCCGGTGCTGGGTGAAGTGCCCTACCTGGGGGCACTGTTCCGCAAGCGCGAACGCGTTGCCAACAAGACTGAAATGCTCGTCTTTATCACCCCGAAGATGATTACCGACCGCAACGCCGCGCGCTGA
- a CDS encoding CynX/NimT family MFS transporter — MAAFAVLLGGVSGALHLGKLPPAVPALQASLGIGLVEAGFLLSLVQVASMTLGLIAGLAADSIGLRRSMLTGLVILTVASLLGGWVGSGAVEGAHAVGWLLALRAVEGIGFLLTVMPGPGLIRALTPPGADKAALGLWGAYMPLGVALALLVGPALIAWGGWPDWWWALSVVSAVAALWLWLAVPADRLRPAAAGGASTAWSSRLRATVGARAPWLIALTFAVYSAQWMAVIGFLPAIYAGAGVPAGWSAVLTALAAAMNIVGNIAGGRRLQRGVAPERLLQWGFLTMALGGVAAFAQAGQGADALGLPPVLRYVAVCAFSLGGGMVPATLFLLGVRFAPGPTTVSTTVGLMQQASSLGQFLAPPAVAWVAHRVGGWHWTWTATLACSLVGMAIARRLGRIRPVAEMA; from the coding sequence GTGGCCGCTTTCGCCGTTCTGCTGGGCGGCGTCAGCGGTGCATTGCACCTGGGCAAGCTGCCGCCTGCCGTGCCCGCGCTGCAGGCGTCGCTGGGCATCGGGCTGGTCGAGGCGGGCTTTTTGCTGTCGCTGGTGCAGGTCGCCAGCATGACGCTGGGGCTGATCGCCGGTTTGGCCGCCGACAGCATCGGCCTGCGGCGAAGCATGCTGACGGGGCTCGTTATCTTGACCGTCGCCAGCCTGCTGGGCGGATGGGTCGGCAGCGGCGCCGTGGAGGGCGCTCATGCGGTCGGGTGGCTACTTGCCTTGCGGGCTGTGGAAGGCATCGGCTTCCTGCTGACCGTCATGCCCGGTCCAGGGCTGATCCGGGCCTTGACCCCGCCGGGCGCCGACAAGGCCGCGCTGGGGTTGTGGGGTGCCTACATGCCGCTCGGCGTGGCGCTGGCCTTGCTGGTGGGGCCGGCCCTGATCGCCTGGGGCGGATGGCCCGACTGGTGGTGGGCGCTGTCGGTCGTTTCAGCCGTGGCGGCCCTGTGGCTCTGGCTCGCGGTGCCGGCCGACCGGCTGCGGCCGGCAGCGGCGGGCGGTGCTTCCACGGCTTGGTCGTCGCGCCTGCGAGCCACGGTCGGCGCGCGCGCGCCCTGGCTGATCGCGCTGACCTTTGCCGTCTACTCGGCCCAGTGGATGGCGGTGATCGGCTTTCTGCCCGCCATCTACGCCGGCGCCGGCGTGCCGGCCGGCTGGAGCGCCGTGCTGACCGCGCTGGCCGCAGCCATGAACATCGTCGGCAACATTGCCGGCGGTCGCCGGCTGCAACGCGGCGTGGCGCCCGAGCGGCTGCTGCAATGGGGCTTCCTCACGATGGCGCTGGGCGGTGTCGCGGCCTTCGCCCAAGCCGGGCAGGGCGCCGATGCGCTGGGCCTGCCGCCGGTGCTGCGCTATGTCGCGGTCTGCGCCTTCTCGCTGGGCGGCGGCATGGTGCCGGCGACGCTGTTCCTGCTCGGCGTGCGTTTCGCGCCCGGGCCGACCACGGTTTCCACCACCGTCGGCCTGATGCAGCAGGCCTCTTCGCTGGGCCAGTTCCTGGCGCCCCCCGCGGTCGCCTGGGTGGCGCATCGCGTCGGCGGCTGGCACTGGACCTGGACGGCCACGCTGGCCTGCTCGCTGGTCGGCATGGCGATCGCCCGGCGCCTGGGGCGGATTCGCCCTGTGGCGGAGATGGCATGA
- a CDS encoding shikimate kinase, which yields MAVALVGLPGAGKSAVGRRLGMRLDLPFVDTDHVIEHRIGCSIRDYFDREGEAAFRDLEQTVIADLAANAQGVLATGGGAVLREANRNQLRDHFHVIYLRSSPEDLFRRLRHDVKRPLLQVADPLGRLRELHDARDPFYRETAHDVVDTGRPSIAMLVNIIVMQLELAGIVEPGAHPEEPGD from the coding sequence GTGGCGGTCGCACTCGTCGGCTTGCCCGGCGCCGGAAAATCCGCAGTGGGCCGGCGCCTGGGGATGCGGCTGGACCTTCCATTCGTCGACACCGATCACGTGATCGAGCACCGCATTGGCTGCTCGATCCGTGACTATTTCGACCGGGAAGGGGAAGCCGCCTTCCGAGACCTCGAACAAACCGTGATCGCCGACCTGGCGGCCAACGCTCAGGGCGTGCTGGCCACCGGCGGCGGTGCGGTGCTGCGGGAGGCCAACCGCAATCAGCTGCGCGATCACTTCCATGTGATCTACCTGCGCTCGTCGCCGGAGGACCTGTTCCGGCGCCTGCGCCACGACGTCAAGCGCCCCTTGCTGCAAGTGGCCGATCCGTTGGGCCGACTGCGCGAGCTGCATGACGCGCGCGACCCGTTCTATCGGGAGACGGCCCATGACGTGGTCGACACCGGCCGGCCGTCCATCGCCATGCTGGTGAACATCATCGTCATGCAGCTCGAACTGGCCGGGATCGTCGAGCCCGGCGCCCACCCGGAAGAGCCCGGCGACTGA